The window GGTGTAGCAGTTTACGATTGCTAGCATGCAGTTAGCAGTGTGCCCACTACCACCAACGTTTTGGTACATGATGGAAGGGGGAATCAACAATCACTGCCCAAACATATGTGGGGAGTATATTCATTCATATAACAATTATTTCTTAATAGCTACGGTCACAAACATTAACACTGTTGTTTGAAACGTTCGCCGCTGCTCGACAACATTAATCCTCTTTCTTATCTTCTGCtgtggtagtagtagtactagcgCTTTGGGGTTCAACTAGAGGTTTTGATTCACTTGCACCCTGTACAGCAAAAGGAGTAAACCAATCACATCAGAATGGCCTGTTGCAAACTGAGTTGCTGCAAAATTCCCTACTGGCTCTAGTATGATGCAGTACCATGCATAAAAGCTAGCTGTCTCTATAGAGTTTGTAAATTATCAGTGGGGGCATGCTAAGTGTTAATATCTTGCATAATGAAATGGTCGACTTAAGGCAGAAATAAGTATAGCAAATACTAGCATGGAAGCTTACTTCATTGTTCTTTGCCGCAGGCTTAAACGGGCAAGCAGGCGGGGCTCTTTCAGGCCTCCTGTATTCCCATCCAAATAGTCGATAAATCTTGCTCTGGAATGTCATTCAGAACATGAATCAATTTTCAGAATACAGATAACAGGAGAACCTAGAAACATATGCACATTGCGTGCTAAAACACCAATAAGGCTACTTCAGGCAGCGCTAAACTAGACCGCGTACATCAAGTTTTCATTAAGAAAAGAGATTGGCATAGTTCAGGGCATGTTTGAAACATGGACAAAATTCTTCATTTGTTCCAACATTTGACGCCTTTGCTGCCCTCAAATAGAAAACACTCAGCAGCTACAGaacattattttatttctttcagcttgggattattataatccagattattgagaGTAAGCggaaagaaacagacaacttatttaagtagcttattataatctggagcccagcttattataatctgataagctcatttaggtgagctttttccagattatttggtgaaaaattacccaccatgccaccccactctctctttagacttgcaaacccaataatctaggctctaataatttaggaaagaaacaactaaccgcttattctactacatattataacaatctagcttatagtaatctgactcaataatctagattataataatccaaaGCTGAgagaaacagggccttagttaTTTGTTATCCAGAGTAATATGAATAGCAAAACATCTTTCAGCATTATTTATTGTCAAGTCAAGAAGGGGAACCTTATGTAGCCTTTTGCCTTTCAGTTACTATTTATGCTATATCTTTCGGCTCTACGAGGAGTGTAACTATTAtagtccctccgtttcacaatgtaagactttctagcattgctcacatacatatagatgttaatggatctaaacacatacatatgtctagattcatcaacatctaaatgaatgtaggcaatactagaaagt of the Oryza sativa Japonica Group chromosome 2, ASM3414082v1 genome contains:
- the LOC4331199 gene encoding uncharacterized protein, whose amino-acid sequence is MVCLACLLPLFLIPVVNALPLLFHLILSKIYRLFGWEYRRPERAPPACPFKPAAKNNEGASESKPLVEPQSASTTTTTAEDKKED